The Parabacteroides sp. AD58 genome includes a window with the following:
- a CDS encoding helix-turn-helix domain-containing protein, with product MYIDNDEFGGWMQKLYAKLEELCKDVRVLRNADRVLPEDDNLLDNQDLCLLFKVSIKTLQRYRAIGALPYFTISGKVYYKASDVREFIKERFSVTTLRQFEKEHCTKKKK from the coding sequence ATGTATATAGACAATGACGAATTTGGTGGATGGATGCAGAAGCTGTATGCCAAACTGGAAGAACTCTGCAAAGATGTACGGGTACTACGCAATGCAGACAGGGTACTGCCCGAAGATGATAACCTATTGGATAATCAAGACTTGTGCCTGCTGTTCAAAGTAAGCATCAAAACCCTGCAACGCTACCGGGCTATCGGTGCGTTGCCATACTTCACTATCAGCGGAAAAGTGTATTACAAGGCTTCCGATGTCCGGGAGTTCATCAAGGAAAGGTTCAGCGTCACCACGCTACGCCAGTTCGAGAAAGAACACTGTACGAAGAAAAAGAAGTGA
- a CDS encoding SecDF P1 head subdomain-containing protein, which translates to MKISTILFFCLLMTACMQTKSFHRTNGWYYVTSQTTDSLSQTPFLTVMDFDSLRLETDAFGHSVITGVFLQDKLPIWREATTKSVGKYIAFVFNDTVITAPQVNSPIESGCFQISNPHGYDLERIFRELQKEIDISRFGN; encoded by the coding sequence ATGAAGATTTCAACAATTCTCTTTTTCTGCCTACTAATGACAGCTTGTATGCAGACAAAATCCTTTCACCGGACAAACGGCTGGTACTACGTAACATCACAGACTACAGACAGCCTTTCACAAACACCTTTCCTTACTGTTATGGATTTCGATTCTTTACGTTTGGAAACTGATGCTTTTGGACACTCGGTCATTACCGGTGTCTTCCTCCAAGATAAATTGCCTATATGGAGAGAAGCCACAACAAAGAGTGTAGGAAAGTACATCGCTTTCGTTTTCAATGACACGGTGATAACTGCTCCTCAGGTTAATAGCCCCATAGAAAGCGGATGTTTCCAAATTTCCAATCCGCATGGATATGATTTGGAACGTATCTTTAGGGAACTACAAAAAGAAATTGATATATCAAGGTTTGGAAATTAA
- a CDS encoding GNAT family N-acetyltransferase, which produces MIRKLMKEEYKNAINLSYQVCIECGINDFTEEGIETFKSFVYDTSLMNTLDIYGAFDNHLLIGIIGVHRERQHISLFFVLPHYHRQGIGKSLFDYMMSNCNFTYITVNSSTYAETFYTSLGFKKVGKKEINKGIVSIPMKRNI; this is translated from the coding sequence ATGATACGGAAATTAATGAAAGAAGAATATAAAAATGCTATAAACTTATCCTATCAAGTATGTATAGAGTGTGGCATTAACGATTTTACGGAAGAAGGGATTGAAACCTTTAAAAGTTTCGTGTATGACACATCGTTGATGAATACGCTTGACATATATGGGGCTTTTGACAATCATTTATTGATAGGAATAATCGGTGTACATCGGGAAAGGCAACATATATCCCTCTTCTTTGTCTTGCCACACTATCATCGGCAAGGAATAGGAAAATCGTTATTTGACTATATGATGAGCAATTGTAATTTTACTTATATAACAGTTAATTCTTCAACCTATGCAGAAACTTTTTATACATCTTTAGGCTTCAAAAAAGTGGGTAAAAAAGAGATTAATAAAGGTATTGTTAGTATCCCTATGAAGAGAAATATATAA
- a CDS encoding Crp/Fnr family transcriptional regulator, with protein MKDFNSYLDNLDYSLVKDLFHEKGKQRIYHKKDFFIRQNEISRFAEWVENGTFQYTYIDGEGEEHIVGYAFTNEFVCDYSSLMRSGLSLVNIQAITECSVYEISRHDIIEYWETDMKTQRFGRHVAESLFEMVYERLLDSYCTPEIRYRNLMERCPNLKEVVPLKSIASFLGVTPETISRIRRKLEI; from the coding sequence ATGAAAGATTTTAATTCATACCTCGACAATTTAGACTATTCCCTCGTAAAAGATTTATTTCATGAAAAAGGGAAGCAACGTATATACCACAAAAAAGATTTCTTTATTCGTCAGAATGAAATATCACGTTTTGCCGAATGGGTAGAAAACGGTACATTCCAATATACATATATTGATGGAGAGGGTGAAGAACACATTGTTGGATACGCTTTCACCAACGAGTTTGTATGTGACTATTCTTCTTTAATGAGAAGTGGCTTATCGTTAGTAAATATTCAAGCCATAACAGAGTGTTCTGTATATGAAATATCCCGTCATGACATTATTGAATATTGGGAAACGGATATGAAAACTCAACGATTCGGAAGGCATGTGGCAGAGAGTCTATTTGAAATGGTATATGAACGATTACTTGATTCATATTGTACGCCTGAAATACGATACAGGAACTTGATGGAACGTTGTCCTAACTTGAAAGAAGTAGTTCCTTTGAAAAGCATCGCTTCATTCTTAGGGGTTACACCGGAAACCATTAGCCGCATACGCCGCAAGTTAGAGATATAA
- a CDS encoding Crp/Fnr family transcriptional regulator — translation MEDFNSQYANHSKLEQLKQFILEHGTYIELKKGEQFTIQGKVNHRGAYIEHGLLRYTRVDEKGNIHIVGYTFSGEFTGSLCTLIEPNQPSLVTIEAVCDTKICYIPYLKVEEFFATNVETMQVKCTLIEQSYLLMYHRLIDMYCKTTAELYLDLLNRCPDIQEYITLKEIASFLQVTPETISRIRRGLNK, via the coding sequence ATGGAAGATTTTAACTCACAATATGCCAACCATTCGAAATTAGAACAGCTAAAGCAGTTCATTTTGGAACATGGTACTTATATCGAACTCAAAAAGGGTGAACAATTCACTATTCAAGGCAAAGTGAATCATCGGGGAGCTTATATCGAACACGGCTTATTGAGATATACTCGTGTGGATGAAAAAGGGAATATACATATAGTAGGATATACTTTCTCCGGAGAGTTTACAGGAAGTTTATGCACACTTATAGAGCCTAATCAACCGTCATTAGTAACAATTGAAGCCGTTTGCGATACAAAGATTTGTTATATACCCTATTTAAAAGTAGAGGAATTCTTTGCCACAAATGTAGAAACCATGCAAGTAAAATGTACTCTTATTGAACAATCATACTTATTAATGTATCATAGATTAATAGATATGTACTGCAAGACTACGGCAGAACTGTATCTTGACTTATTGAATAGATGCCCCGATATTCAAGAGTACATTACGTTAAAGGAGATTGCCTCTTTCTTGCAAGTCACACCGGAAACAATCAGTCGCATACGCCGTGGACTGAATAAATAG
- a CDS encoding PDDEXK nuclease domain-containing protein: MNFEALVKHISTIQNTLQAQAAHAVNLALTSRNWLMGCYIVEFEQNGEDRAAYGEQLLKKLEQRLKTKGLNERRFREFRRLYLVYPQLKEPVTQYIASQIQIRQSLTAEFTEPIRRLVTAESENGVWKLSTEYPQTETWMIPADRLFNRLSSTHLNTISGIENPVKRAFYEMETIRGCWSVKELERQIASLYYERSGLSKNKEALSALVQQQATLLQPKDVINTPVTLEFLELNERALVTETDLEQAILDNLQHFLLEMGHGFCFEARQKRILIDEDYFFADLVFYHRILKCHVIVELKIDKFRHEYASQLNMYLNYFKAEVMQPDDNPPIGILLCTEKGDTLVKYATAGLDPNIFVQKYRIELPTEEEIKVFISSSNYESYKL; the protein is encoded by the coding sequence ATGAACTTTGAAGCATTAGTAAAACATATCAGCACGATACAGAACACGTTGCAGGCACAAGCCGCACATGCTGTAAACCTTGCCCTTACTTCCCGTAACTGGCTTATGGGTTGCTATATTGTAGAATTTGAGCAGAACGGAGAAGACCGTGCCGCCTACGGTGAACAACTGTTGAAGAAGCTGGAACAACGACTGAAAACAAAAGGTCTGAATGAACGTAGATTCAGGGAATTTAGACGGTTGTACCTTGTTTATCCACAACTAAAAGAACCTGTTACACAATACATTGCATCACAAATTCAAATTCGGCAGTCATTGACCGCCGAATTCACTGAACCAATTCGGCGGTTGGTGACCGCCGAATCTGAAAATGGAGTTTGGAAACTATCAACAGAATACCCACAAACCGAAACATGGATGATTCCGGCTGATAGATTATTCAATAGATTATCTTCCACCCATTTAAACACTATATCGGGAATTGAGAACCCGGTAAAACGTGCTTTCTATGAAATGGAAACCATTCGTGGCTGCTGGTCTGTAAAGGAGTTGGAGCGACAAATCGCATCTTTATATTACGAACGTAGCGGACTATCCAAAAACAAAGAAGCCCTCTCCGCTTTAGTCCAGCAACAAGCAACCTTATTACAACCTAAAGATGTTATCAACACCCCTGTTACTTTGGAGTTCTTAGAGTTGAATGAACGTGCATTGGTGACAGAAACTGATTTGGAACAAGCCATTCTTGACAACCTGCAACACTTCCTGTTAGAAATGGGACATGGCTTCTGTTTTGAAGCCCGGCAAAAACGTATCTTGATAGACGAGGATTATTTCTTTGCCGACCTTGTGTTCTATCACCGCATTTTGAAATGCCATGTTATTGTAGAATTGAAGATAGATAAGTTCCGCCATGAGTACGCTTCGCAACTAAATATGTATCTGAACTATTTTAAAGCGGAAGTGATGCAGCCGGATGATAACCCACCTATCGGCATTTTGCTCTGCACCGAAAAGGGAGATACCTTGGTTAAGTATGCCACTGCCGGGTTAGACCCAAATATTTTTGTGCAAAAGTATAGGATAGAACTTCCAACAGAAGAAGAAATAAAAGTATTCATTTCTTCCTCAAACTATGAGAGTTACAAACTTTAA
- a CDS encoding site-specific integrase: protein MAKLENKTKENPKLEQNKLSDGRISLYLEYYLGREEKPVLDENGNQVYYDSGKMQGKPKFAVKHNRRKENLSLYLIDKPRTPAERQQNKETLELATKIRAEREQEFKESMLGYRLKKDRTVNFLDYFQAYINSYTKKDIRMVQIALSRFKDFLKEQYPMNEFSIKPELITKEMMEQFVAYLQSRSVGEGAKSIYQRFKKVIRYAIDHDVMLKDPCKSVTCKVDSQMLRKDVLSPEEIQKLAACHYDNENPNVRRAFIFCLYSGLRFCDVKDLTYKNVDYANRLLKFEQSKTKGHSASSGVVIPLNDGLLSIIGEAPADKNCLIFDLPTYESCCKSVKRWVKRAGIDKHISWHCARHSFAVNILNNGANIKTVASLLGHSGLKHTEKYTRAVDKLKEEAINSLPELKF from the coding sequence ATGGCAAAGTTAGAAAATAAAACGAAAGAAAACCCCAAGTTAGAGCAAAATAAGCTCTCGGATGGTAGAATCAGCCTTTACTTAGAGTATTATTTAGGTAGAGAGGAAAAGCCCGTATTAGATGAAAACGGCAATCAAGTGTACTATGATAGTGGAAAGATGCAAGGTAAGCCCAAGTTTGCAGTAAAGCATAACAGGCGAAAAGAAAACCTTAGTCTGTATCTGATAGATAAGCCCCGTACCCCTGCGGAACGCCAGCAGAACAAAGAAACATTGGAGCTTGCCACAAAGATACGTGCGGAGCGTGAGCAGGAATTTAAAGAAAGTATGTTGGGCTATCGGTTGAAAAAAGATAGAACGGTCAATTTCTTAGACTATTTCCAAGCCTATATCAACAGTTATACCAAGAAAGATATTCGCATGGTACAAATTGCGCTTAGCCGTTTTAAGGACTTCTTAAAAGAGCAATACCCCATGAATGAGTTTAGTATCAAACCGGAACTTATCACCAAAGAAATGATGGAGCAGTTTGTAGCCTATTTGCAATCCCGAAGTGTGGGTGAAGGTGCTAAAAGCATTTACCAGCGTTTCAAGAAAGTTATTCGATATGCGATTGACCACGATGTAATGTTGAAAGACCCATGTAAAAGTGTTACCTGTAAAGTGGATAGCCAAATGCTTCGAAAAGATGTTCTTTCTCCCGAAGAAATACAAAAGTTGGCGGCTTGCCATTATGACAACGAGAACCCGAATGTCAGACGGGCTTTTATCTTCTGTTTATACAGTGGTTTGCGTTTCTGTGATGTAAAAGACCTTACCTATAAGAATGTGGATTACGCTAATCGGTTATTGAAATTTGAACAAAGCAAGACAAAGGGACATTCTGCCAGTAGTGGTGTGGTTATTCCCCTGAATGATGGTCTATTGTCTATCATTGGTGAAGCCCCGGCAGATAAAAACTGTTTGATATTCGATTTACCTACTTACGAAAGTTGCTGTAAATCAGTAAAGCGTTGGGTAAAGAGAGCCGGGATAGACAAACATATAAGCTGGCATTGTGCCCGGCATTCGTTTGCCGTGAACATTCTGAACAATGGGGCAAATATCAAAACCGTAGCCAGCCTTTTAGGGCATAGCGGATTGAAGCATACGGAGAAGTACACCCGTGCGGTGGATAAATTGAAAGAGGAAGCAATAAACAGCTTGCCCGAACTAAAGTTTTAA
- a CDS encoding nucleoside hydrolase — MRQFCLVFILFCGVTLGWAGDDRRQKIILDTDMVELFDDGIAMMMLAKAPDIELLGVTVVAGNTWVSEGTAYAIRQLEAIGVTNVPVLQGVRLPLAPNRKESIKEEIRLFGYGEGYLGSFAYEEPASWKDVYVSRYKQEPTIEPADMHAVNFMIEQVKRYPHEVTILAIGPCCNLSMAIRMAPEIIPLIKRVVYMGGAFTVPGNTTPAAEFNWWYDPEAAQIALRAPFKEQIVVGLDVCDRIELRKERYDRIIGLLKNDKLHSMSYDNFLQATFQERPDTVWHIWDIVAAALCMDSSILKREMICHVDINTQQGLSYGQSLAFPYNPPVGTQSVRIVMEVDEGRLWRLIEKYCRLF; from the coding sequence ATGAGGCAGTTTTGTTTAGTTTTCATTCTGTTTTGTGGCGTTACTTTGGGATGGGCTGGTGATGATCGTCGCCAGAAAATAATTTTGGATACCGATATGGTAGAGCTTTTTGACGATGGCATCGCCATGATGATGTTAGCAAAAGCTCCAGATATAGAATTATTGGGAGTTACTGTGGTGGCAGGCAATACCTGGGTTTCTGAAGGGACCGCTTACGCTATCCGTCAGTTAGAAGCGATTGGCGTAACAAATGTACCAGTGTTACAAGGAGTTCGTTTGCCATTGGCCCCTAACCGGAAGGAGAGTATAAAGGAAGAAATTCGATTATTTGGTTATGGAGAAGGGTATTTAGGGTCATTTGCTTATGAAGAGCCTGCCTCTTGGAAAGATGTTTATGTTTCCCGCTATAAGCAAGAACCTACTATTGAGCCAGCCGACATGCATGCAGTCAATTTTATGATAGAACAGGTAAAACGATATCCTCATGAGGTAACAATATTGGCTATTGGCCCTTGTTGTAATTTATCGATGGCTATCAGGATGGCTCCCGAGATTATTCCGCTTATCAAGCGGGTTGTTTATATGGGAGGAGCTTTTACAGTGCCGGGAAATACGACTCCAGCTGCCGAATTTAACTGGTGGTATGATCCGGAAGCTGCACAAATCGCCTTGCGTGCGCCTTTTAAGGAACAGATAGTAGTAGGATTAGATGTCTGTGACCGAATTGAACTGCGTAAGGAACGTTATGACCGGATTATTGGACTGTTGAAAAATGATAAGCTTCATTCCATGTCGTATGATAATTTTCTGCAAGCGACATTTCAGGAACGTCCGGATACAGTATGGCATATTTGGGATATTGTAGCTGCCGCATTGTGTATGGATTCTTCCATTCTTAAGCGGGAGATGATATGTCATGTGGATATCAATACGCAGCAAGGACTTTCTTACGGACAGTCTTTGGCCTTTCCATATAATCCGCCCGTTGGTACACAGTCTGTACGGATTGTAATGGAAGTGGATGAGGGACGATTGTGGCGGTTGATTGAAAAATACTGCCGTTTGTTCTGA
- a CDS encoding Crp/Fnr family transcriptional regulator, producing the protein MKNIIQSIRSAYPVSDASIQALEACLTLCHFPKRYLLVRENIFCKYAYFIEEGMTRSFWLVDGEEITTSFAGEGSIVFSMDELYYQKVSEEFVETLEEVVAYRILLTDLIHLFETNIELCNWGRIIHQNEYRRLHRSHKERLTLPAKERYEAFKEQFPDVCQRVNLGFIASYLGITLSTLSRLRANG; encoded by the coding sequence ATGAAAAACATTATCCAAAGCATCCGCTCGGCTTATCCTGTTTCTGATGCTTCCATTCAAGCGCTGGAGGCTTGTCTGACGTTATGCCATTTTCCAAAAAGATATCTATTGGTAAGAGAAAATATATTCTGCAAATATGCTTATTTCATTGAGGAAGGAATGACCCGTTCTTTCTGGCTGGTCGACGGAGAAGAGATTACCACATCATTTGCGGGCGAAGGAAGCATCGTATTCAGCATGGACGAACTCTATTACCAGAAAGTGAGTGAGGAATTCGTTGAAACCCTCGAAGAAGTCGTGGCTTACCGTATCTTACTGACTGACCTGATTCATCTTTTTGAGACGAATATCGAATTATGCAACTGGGGAAGAATCATACATCAGAATGAATACCGGCGTCTGCACCGCAGCCACAAGGAACGCCTTACGCTTCCGGCAAAAGAGCGGTATGAAGCATTCAAGGAACAGTTTCCGGATGTCTGCCAGCGCGTCAATCTTGGATTTATTGCTTCTTATCTGGGTATTACACTTTCGACGCTCAGCCGGCTGCGGGCAAATGGATAA
- a CDS encoding acyltransferase family protein, whose product MSETRISAAAFADTKPHYELLDGLRGVAALLVVFYHIFEGLSFAAGGTLITTINHGYLAVDFFFILSGFVIGYAYDDRLGKTMSLGNFFKRRLIRLHPMIVMGAVIGAVTFCIQGSVQWDGTKIATSMVMLALLCAMFFIPAVPGVRYEVRGNGEMFPLNGPSWSLFFEYIGNILYALFIHRLSKKALAVLVGMLGVFLAWFALFDVSGYGMIGVGWTLDSVNFLGGSLRMLFPFTMGMLLSRDFRPMQIRGAFWICSVVLLLLFCVPYIENNGPISLNGLFEAVCILFIFPILVWIGASGKTTDKRSTQICKFLGDISFPLYAVHYPLMYLFYAWLIDNKLYTFGEVWPTALMVYIGSILLAYLCLKCYDEPVRRWLTKKFMPKKPAA is encoded by the coding sequence ATGTCAGAAACTAGAATTTCTGCGGCCGCCTTTGCGGATACGAAGCCCCATTATGAATTGCTGGATGGGCTGCGAGGCGTAGCTGCTCTGCTTGTTGTATTCTATCACATCTTCGAAGGTCTCTCGTTTGCTGCCGGAGGAACACTGATCACGACCATTAACCACGGGTATTTAGCGGTCGATTTCTTCTTTATCCTTTCCGGTTTTGTTATCGGCTATGCCTACGACGACCGCCTGGGAAAAACCATGTCTCTCGGGAATTTCTTCAAACGCCGCTTGATCCGCCTGCACCCGATGATCGTCATGGGAGCCGTTATTGGTGCCGTCACGTTCTGCATTCAAGGAAGTGTACAATGGGATGGAACGAAGATAGCGACCTCGATGGTGATGTTGGCTTTGCTTTGCGCCATGTTCTTCATACCAGCGGTTCCGGGTGTGCGTTATGAAGTACGTGGCAACGGAGAGATGTTTCCGCTCAACGGTCCCAGTTGGTCGCTATTCTTCGAATACATCGGAAATATATTATACGCGTTATTCATTCATCGGTTATCCAAGAAGGCACTGGCCGTACTCGTCGGCATGTTGGGTGTCTTCCTGGCGTGGTTTGCCTTGTTCGATGTCTCAGGCTACGGCATGATCGGTGTGGGCTGGACGCTCGACAGTGTGAACTTCTTGGGCGGATCGCTGCGGATGCTTTTCCCCTTCACGATGGGAATGCTGCTATCACGCGACTTCCGACCGATGCAGATACGAGGCGCATTCTGGATCTGTTCGGTTGTCCTGCTCCTTCTCTTCTGTGTGCCTTACATCGAAAACAACGGACCGATCAGTCTGAACGGATTGTTCGAGGCTGTTTGTATCCTCTTCATCTTCCCAATTCTGGTATGGATTGGTGCTTCGGGCAAAACGACCGACAAGCGATCTACGCAGATCTGCAAATTCCTGGGAGATATTTCGTTCCCGCTCTATGCCGTGCATTATCCGCTTATGTACTTATTCTATGCCTGGCTGATTGACAACAAACTTTATACCTTCGGCGAAGTATGGCCCACGGCCTTGATGGTTTATATCGGCAGTATTCTGCTGGCTTATCTGTGTCTGAAGTGCTACGACGAGCCCGTCAGAAGATGGCTGACAAAGAAGTTCATGCCTAAGAAACCGGCGGCGTAA
- a CDS encoding TonB family protein: MFSVDYLIQVNGALALFYGIYRWMFAKDTFFHTRRFLLWSFWLVAISFPFWDEWLWIHEPAQVMRNVLPVDDWVTLPNVLVVADHPAATHGHFSWWMAYGLVALLLLLRFFLRIGSLVYLYICTDHQAVGGFTICHLKSPGGPFSFFRWIFVYPPSHSESEWREILIHEQTHARQWHSLDILFAECMTCLLWFNPFVWLLQKEIRDNLEYLADDSVLHAGCDRKCYQYHLLGLSTSPQAAAHLYSNFNVSSLKNRIRMMNKQPSKRIEQVKLLVWLPLIALLLTFSNCNTPSAKQTDGNGTVKVSAVVVDDVAPIVGAAVVIKNTTSGSITDLDGEFALEAPADGTLRISMPGFQPKEIAVKDVKDGMKIRLEIDPNGMKADDAQSQLSVEKANDDVVEGQIFTVVEEQPSFPGGVSALFKYLAAEVKYPVIAQENGIQGRVVTSFVVDKEGNIKQVKVERGVDPALDAEALRVVKAMPKWIPGKQKGKAVAVRYILPVQFRLQ, translated from the coding sequence ATGTTCTCGGTTGATTATCTGATACAGGTGAATGGGGCTCTTGCCCTCTTCTACGGGATTTACCGGTGGATGTTTGCGAAGGATACTTTCTTCCATACCCGTCGTTTTCTCTTGTGGAGTTTCTGGCTGGTGGCGATTTCATTTCCTTTCTGGGATGAATGGCTGTGGATACATGAGCCGGCTCAGGTGATGCGTAATGTATTACCTGTGGACGATTGGGTAACTTTGCCAAATGTTTTGGTGGTTGCAGATCATCCGGCAGCGACTCATGGGCATTTCTCTTGGTGGATGGCATATGGATTGGTGGCATTGCTGCTTTTACTACGCTTCTTTCTTCGAATTGGAAGTCTTGTTTACTTATATATTTGTACAGATCATCAGGCGGTAGGTGGTTTTACAATTTGCCACTTAAAATCGCCCGGTGGACCATTCTCTTTCTTCCGTTGGATTTTCGTTTATCCGCCGTCGCATTCCGAAAGTGAATGGCGGGAAATTCTTATACACGAGCAGACGCATGCGCGTCAATGGCATTCGTTGGATATTCTGTTTGCCGAATGTATGACGTGTTTGCTTTGGTTTAATCCGTTTGTCTGGCTTCTTCAGAAAGAAATACGTGATAACCTGGAATATCTGGCCGACGATTCGGTTCTACACGCCGGATGCGACCGCAAATGTTATCAGTATCATCTGTTGGGGCTTTCTACTTCTCCTCAGGCTGCAGCTCATTTATATAGTAATTTTAATGTATCATCTCTAAAAAACAGAATTCGTATGATGAACAAACAACCTTCAAAAAGAATAGAGCAAGTGAAGCTTCTTGTGTGGCTTCCTTTGATCGCCCTGCTGCTGACGTTCAGTAATTGTAATACACCGTCGGCTAAGCAGACTGATGGAAATGGAACTGTAAAGGTTTCGGCTGTGGTGGTGGATGATGTGGCGCCTATTGTGGGTGCAGCAGTGGTGATTAAAAACACAACTTCGGGATCCATTACTGATTTGGATGGAGAATTTGCTCTGGAAGCTCCGGCTGATGGCACTTTGAGAATTTCGATGCCAGGATTTCAACCCAAGGAGATCGCCGTGAAAGATGTAAAAGACGGTATGAAAATTCGCTTGGAAATAGATCCGAATGGCATGAAAGCTGATGATGCGCAGAGTCAACTTAGTGTGGAAAAGGCGAATGATGATGTGGTAGAAGGACAAATCTTCACGGTTGTAGAAGAACAGCCTTCGTTTCCGGGCGGGGTATCCGCTTTGTTCAAGTATCTGGCTGCTGAAGTCAAATATCCGGTGATTGCCCAGGAAAATGGCATTCAGGGACGTGTTGTGACTAGCTTTGTGGTGGATAAAGAGGGAAATATCAAGCAGGTGAAGGTGGAACGAGGTGTTGATCCGGCTTTGGATGCGGAAGCTCTTCGTGTAGTGAAGGCTATGCCGAAATGGATTCCCGGCAAACAGAAAGGAAAAGCTGTTGCTGTGCGTTACATTCTTCCGGTTCAGTTTAGGTTGCAATAA
- a CDS encoding BlaI/MecI/CopY family transcriptional regulator yields MEKLTTQEETAMRLIWEIGPCVVRMLQEKYPEPKPPYTTLASVVKNLERKGYVKNRRCGNVYEYYPLISREEYRTAFMKDAVSNLFSNSYKELVSFFAKEEKISADDLRDIIEKIETGKE; encoded by the coding sequence ATGGAAAAGTTAACTACACAAGAAGAAACGGCTATGCGATTGATTTGGGAGATTGGTCCCTGTGTTGTTCGGATGCTTCAGGAGAAATATCCGGAACCGAAGCCTCCTTATACTACTTTGGCTTCGGTTGTAAAGAATCTGGAACGGAAAGGTTATGTAAAGAACCGTCGTTGTGGAAATGTCTATGAATATTATCCATTAATTAGTCGGGAAGAATATCGTACGGCTTTTATGAAAGATGCCGTCAGCAATCTGTTTTCGAATTCCTATAAAGAACTGGTCTCTTTCTTTGCGAAAGAAGAAAAGATTTCTGCGGATGATTTGCGGGATATTATCGAGAAAATCGAAACAGGGAAGGAGTAG